The Leadbettera azotonutricia ZAS-9 genome has a window encoding:
- a CDS encoding DegT/DnrJ/EryC1/StrS family aminotransferase, which produces MDYEVPFLPMKEINAMYRDELKTAMERVLDSGKYVQDAENKAFEKAYGSYIGARHCIGVANCLEALILIFRAYIEMGVMKEGDEVIVPANTFIASILAITINRLKPVLVEPSLKTYEIDDSLIERALTAKTRAILIVHLYGQCAYTEKIAGICKKHNLKLIEDNAQAHGCEWNGRKTGSLGDAAGHSFYPGKNLGALGDGGAVTTDDDALARAVSSLGCYGFSKKYVCQYKGINSRLDEMQAAVLAAKLPHLDDETGHRRHVAQLYIDGIKNPAIVLPAVENLKSHVFHVFPIRSEKRDKLQAYLQEKGIETIIHYPIPPHKQDAYKEWNQLSYPITEKIHAEELSLPSGPIQTDAQTARVIDALNGWRG; this is translated from the coding sequence TTGGATTATGAAGTTCCTTTCCTGCCAATGAAAGAGATAAACGCCATGTACCGTGACGAACTTAAAACCGCCATGGAGCGTGTTTTGGATTCAGGTAAATATGTCCAGGACGCAGAGAACAAAGCCTTTGAAAAAGCCTATGGCTCTTATATTGGCGCCAGGCACTGCATAGGCGTGGCTAATTGCCTGGAAGCCCTCATCCTCATTTTTCGCGCGTATATTGAGATGGGTGTCATGAAAGAGGGCGACGAGGTTATAGTCCCGGCCAATACGTTTATCGCAAGTATCCTGGCTATTACGATAAACCGCCTGAAACCCGTCCTGGTGGAGCCTTCCCTCAAGACCTATGAAATCGACGACTCCCTTATCGAAAGGGCGCTCACCGCCAAAACCCGCGCCATACTGATTGTCCATCTCTACGGGCAGTGCGCATATACCGAAAAAATCGCAGGAATCTGTAAAAAGCATAATCTTAAACTAATCGAAGACAACGCCCAGGCCCACGGATGTGAGTGGAACGGTCGCAAAACCGGCAGTTTGGGCGACGCGGCGGGGCACAGCTTCTACCCCGGGAAGAATCTCGGCGCCCTGGGCGATGGCGGCGCGGTTACCACCGATGATGACGCCCTTGCCCGGGCAGTTTCCTCCCTTGGGTGCTACGGCTTTTCCAAAAAGTACGTATGCCAATATAAGGGCATCAACAGCCGCCTCGACGAAATGCAGGCCGCTGTCCTTGCCGCCAAACTCCCCCATCTGGATGATGAAACCGGACACCGGCGCCATGTCGCGCAGCTCTATATCGACGGGATAAAAAACCCGGCCATTGTCCTGCCCGCCGTAGAAAACCTGAAAAGCCACGTCTTCCATGTGTTCCCCATACGCTCTGAAAAACGGGACAAGCTGCAGGCATATCTGCAGGAAAAGGGCATCGAAACAATCATCCATTACCCGATACCGCCCCACAAACAGGACGCCTACAAAGAATGGAACCAACTGTCCTATCCCATAACCGAGAAGATCCACGCCGAAGAATTGAGCCTCCCCAGCGGCCCCATACAAACGGACGCGCAGACTGCCCGCGTTATCGACGCGCTGAACGGGTGGCGCGGCTAA
- a CDS encoding tetratricopeptide repeat protein, which translates to MASSERVPPFLILIFCFLAFSGCIRTEAPLIGVANPDRIPEADRGNPSAKTRIAYETYRRSPLTYVIGPPFIPAVRTAIEASRRRWFSPMANIMASLRDSWSMAYETDYTLDELNEILQRDPNNAQALMARGGMYLLDDDLDSAIADYTAYIALRPVDPEGYKTRAYAYFQKGSMDNFIADANAAIKLVPDDIDMHRLRGYAYEEIGKIDNALTDYTAYLASRPGQTVETADVLGRRGAIYQQKGSSRLALADFNAALAIAPFGYLYFARGNLYEDQGNAAAAIADYSETLKEGPGWNFLYINRGRLYEELGQTDKALQDYTAAIDIGKLVSAYSDRGRLYYGREQYAKAAADFAEYLKENPNDADILFMQGMAYNSLENFPAVISVFTRYIALRPREAEGYQYRGFAYINEEEWEKAIADSGMCLSISPENWYTYFLRASAYTGLNNHGAAIRDLTAALAMAPAGDPWIYDLYLSRALVYEKIDSLEWAVEDYTAAINISPSPDLYLRRGRLYQLLGQDDKAKADLEAAGEISEER; encoded by the coding sequence ATGGCTTCTTCCGAGCGGGTTCCGCCGTTTCTCATTCTGATATTCTGCTTTCTGGCGTTTTCGGGCTGTATCAGAACGGAGGCGCCCTTGATCGGCGTTGCCAATCCTGACCGTATCCCGGAGGCTGACAGGGGCAATCCCAGCGCCAAAACCAGGATCGCCTACGAAACTTACAGACGGTCTCCGCTGACCTATGTAATTGGCCCGCCCTTTATCCCTGCGGTACGGACGGCAATAGAAGCCTCCCGAAGACGCTGGTTTTCGCCCATGGCTAATATCATGGCGTCCTTGAGGGATTCCTGGTCTATGGCCTACGAAACCGATTATACCCTGGATGAATTAAACGAAATTCTTCAAAGAGATCCGAATAATGCCCAGGCTCTGATGGCCCGGGGAGGCATGTATCTTTTGGATGACGATTTGGACAGCGCGATTGCCGATTACACCGCCTATATTGCGCTCAGGCCCGTCGATCCGGAAGGTTATAAAACCCGGGCCTACGCTTATTTTCAGAAAGGCAGCATGGATAATTTTATCGCTGACGCCAATGCCGCCATCAAATTAGTCCCCGACGATATTGATATGCACAGGCTCCGGGGTTATGCCTATGAGGAAATCGGAAAAATTGATAATGCCCTGACTGATTACACAGCTTATCTTGCCTCAAGACCCGGACAGACTGTTGAAACCGCCGATGTTCTGGGGCGGCGCGGGGCAATCTACCAGCAGAAAGGTTCCAGCAGGCTGGCCCTGGCCGATTTTAACGCAGCTTTGGCCATTGCACCCTTTGGGTATTTGTATTTTGCCCGGGGAAATTTGTACGAAGACCAGGGTAATGCCGCCGCCGCCATTGCAGATTACAGCGAGACCCTTAAGGAAGGTCCGGGCTGGAACTTTTTGTATATAAATCGAGGCCGCCTGTACGAAGAACTAGGCCAAACTGATAAAGCTCTTCAGGACTATACCGCAGCCATTGACATAGGTAAATTAGTGTCTGCCTATAGCGACCGGGGGCGTCTATATTATGGGAGAGAACAATATGCAAAAGCAGCGGCGGATTTTGCCGAATACCTTAAAGAGAACCCCAATGACGCAGATATCCTGTTTATGCAGGGAATGGCCTACAATTCATTGGAAAATTTTCCGGCTGTTATTTCGGTTTTTACCCGGTATATTGCGCTGAGACCCCGCGAGGCAGAGGGCTATCAATACAGGGGCTTTGCGTATATAAATGAAGAGGAGTGGGAAAAGGCCATTGCCGACTCCGGTATGTGCCTGTCTATCAGTCCGGAAAACTGGTACACCTATTTCCTGAGAGCTTCAGCCTATACGGGGTTGAACAATCACGGGGCGGCCATCAGGGATTTGACCGCCGCTTTGGCAATGGCCCCTGCCGGAGATCCCTGGATATACGATCTGTATCTTTCCCGGGCACTGGTGTATGAAAAAATAGACAGTCTTGAATGGGCAGTGGAAGATTACACCGCCGCCATAAATATCAGTCCGTCTCCCGATCTCTATCTGCGGCGGGGAAGGTTGTACCAGTTGCTTGGGCAGGATGATAAGGCCAAAGCCGACTTAGAGGCGGCCGGGGAGATTTCTGAAGAAAGATGA
- a CDS encoding fibronectin type III domain-containing protein, with translation MHKRWFIPILVVAALAALIFSSCSSDGGGSTPASASIDEVYLDGIVIPAHGGIPFTKTDLEAVVTSYTVSRVQWVEKGSDGGYAAFTGNFEVLHEYKATITLSTASNFHFIDTLTNVSLDKGTPSNLKVASGGKTLTFDVVFAKIPYRIALTAVSENSNSTTSIKIETSPAITDLVINDVIINQGGNDIITPSAGFNVTSSTPSAGIYFLPVTVKSELPAGTYSITVTIERANYIFVYSSSETVGIVKDNGPPRINTVGISGLEAPVAGQSPVAMVGVSDPGAYLVSSFAWRLKNGGANHTGPFVLNTEYEAVIALTAVSLYEFPNNPADITVNIGDIQGTKAVTILDTQHLTLVVGFGPASSALVYVNLTRDGAAGSSSTSYIDIQTTPYISNLTTAKIDIDFGVTGAQKQLYSDIAKSPAGENIWRQSITFPTAAGSASGTITVQLDLGEGSQIYYTPQDGVIGIFYKAGVNSIIQQSPVTITGVTAPSAGGSPTLSGLAGVESSFGVKGLIYRKVGETSQVTGEFAGNTDYEAYITLEANTSYKFDAASKARPVIKLKGSNDTFYTVTAWTETKPANTLTGDGNEISFTVPFARTGTKPLKHITAVTIGGVSAPVVGGAPDTTIIPGSSEYTISNINWQGAGGAALASGGTYDGKFKGDSSYVLEITLTAAAGYCFQEAFTPQILDEGTAAPVPALGSEASNIVLKVTFPTNTGFLTSAPVTFSTHFQMGRHTTGNASSTQTGDGALTWSTDTPSAITINPSTGAITALSADDNITVSYLSQNKIFRAEAGLIVNPNVLQTLNLDYGVTEFQGFAGEQSAEPSIDEPVGSYTREYSVSDTTKATIAGNGKLTIVDTGTVTVSLALIDSDDLVAYRAIPAQITVTKWTPLAVPALNGVGRNTKVSLSWTKPTGNPATIARITGYEIAYNNITTSGSEQTLAVTGADVLTVDVNSLANSDVYSFKIRAVYGKPAGEERSAYTPAASTYTPKANGKDIQVNFDAPGDSAQNLNYQDNEDGTFTVAISDTTYVTDVVWRRSIVGNPPEQVLFDNSGAVTGMTYSITLDADEFDADVTNYIMISAKTSGADWSSAVSFTVTK, from the coding sequence ATGCATAAAAGATGGTTTATACCGATCTTAGTTGTTGCAGCGCTTGCGGCGCTGATTTTCTCAAGTTGTTCCTCCGATGGCGGTGGATCCACACCTGCTTCGGCCAGCATAGATGAGGTTTACCTTGACGGGATAGTAATCCCTGCGCATGGCGGCATTCCCTTTACCAAAACTGATTTGGAGGCTGTTGTAACATCATATACTGTTTCCCGAGTCCAATGGGTCGAAAAAGGCAGTGATGGCGGATATGCGGCCTTTACAGGTAATTTTGAAGTCCTCCATGAATATAAAGCAACGATAACCCTGAGTACTGCATCGAATTTTCATTTTATAGATACCCTTACAAATGTCAGCCTGGACAAGGGAACGCCGTCGAACCTGAAGGTTGCGTCAGGCGGCAAAACCCTGACCTTTGATGTGGTCTTTGCCAAGATTCCCTATCGCATTGCACTGACCGCAGTTTCTGAAAATAGCAATAGTACGACATCGATCAAAATTGAAACATCCCCTGCCATAACCGACCTGGTTATCAACGATGTGATAATTAACCAGGGGGGTAACGATATTATTACCCCCTCCGCAGGTTTTAATGTTACTTCTTCAACTCCGAGCGCAGGTATTTACTTCCTCCCTGTTACAGTGAAATCGGAATTACCAGCCGGAACCTATAGCATTACTGTAACGATCGAAAGGGCCAACTATATTTTCGTCTATTCCTCCAGCGAGACTGTGGGAATTGTGAAGGACAACGGGCCGCCAAGGATAAATACTGTGGGAATTTCCGGTCTTGAAGCTCCTGTTGCGGGGCAATCTCCTGTGGCTATGGTGGGTGTATCAGATCCTGGCGCGTATCTTGTAAGCAGTTTTGCCTGGAGGCTGAAAAACGGCGGCGCAAACCATACCGGGCCTTTTGTTCTAAACACAGAATACGAAGCCGTTATTGCTCTTACCGCCGTGTCCCTTTATGAATTCCCCAATAATCCGGCCGATATAACTGTGAATATTGGCGATATTCAGGGAACGAAGGCTGTTACCATCCTGGACACTCAACATCTTACGCTTGTCGTTGGTTTTGGCCCGGCGTCGTCCGCTCTGGTTTATGTTAACCTGACCCGGGATGGGGCTGCGGGAAGTTCGAGCACATCCTATATTGATATACAAACAACGCCGTATATCAGTAATTTGACAACGGCAAAAATCGACATTGATTTTGGCGTCACTGGTGCGCAAAAGCAGCTATACAGCGATATAGCCAAATCCCCAGCGGGCGAAAACATCTGGCGCCAGTCGATTACATTCCCCACAGCCGCCGGATCAGCGAGCGGGACTATCACTGTCCAGCTTGACCTAGGTGAAGGCAGCCAGATCTACTATACCCCCCAAGACGGAGTGATCGGAATCTTCTATAAGGCGGGGGTCAATAGTATTATCCAGCAAAGTCCTGTTACGATAACCGGTGTAACGGCCCCCTCCGCGGGAGGCAGCCCAACGCTCTCAGGGCTCGCCGGAGTGGAATCCAGTTTCGGTGTCAAGGGATTAATTTACAGGAAGGTGGGTGAAACCAGTCAGGTTACCGGTGAATTTGCGGGGAATACGGATTACGAGGCCTATATAACCCTTGAAGCAAATACGAGCTATAAATTTGATGCCGCTAGCAAAGCCAGGCCCGTTATTAAGCTTAAGGGCAGTAATGACACCTTCTATACAGTTACCGCGTGGACTGAGACCAAGCCGGCAAACACCCTAACCGGAGACGGCAACGAGATCAGCTTTACCGTTCCCTTTGCCAGAACAGGAACTAAACCCCTTAAACATATTACGGCAGTTACGATTGGCGGTGTTTCCGCCCCGGTTGTAGGGGGCGCTCCTGATACTACCATTATTCCCGGAAGCTCGGAATATACCATCAGCAATATTAACTGGCAGGGAGCCGGCGGCGCGGCGCTTGCTTCCGGTGGGACTTACGATGGGAAATTTAAAGGCGATTCTTCCTATGTACTTGAAATCACCCTGACTGCGGCGGCCGGCTATTGCTTCCAGGAAGCATTTACTCCGCAAATTCTTGACGAAGGAACTGCAGCGCCTGTACCTGCTCTAGGGTCAGAAGCCTCAAATATTGTACTAAAAGTTACCTTCCCAACAAACACAGGCTTCCTTACTAGTGCGCCTGTTACGTTTAGCACGCACTTCCAGATGGGCAGGCACACTACAGGTAATGCCAGTAGTACTCAAACCGGAGACGGCGCGTTAACCTGGTCTACAGACACTCCTTCCGCTATCACCATTAACCCTTCTACCGGCGCTATTACGGCTTTGAGCGCTGATGACAATATCACGGTTTCTTATTTAAGCCAAAACAAGATTTTCCGCGCCGAAGCGGGGCTTATCGTAAATCCAAATGTGCTGCAGACCCTGAACCTGGATTACGGCGTAACTGAATTCCAGGGCTTTGCAGGCGAGCAATCAGCAGAGCCTAGTATTGACGAACCTGTTGGAAGCTATACCAGGGAGTATTCCGTAAGCGACACAACTAAAGCTACCATTGCAGGCAATGGCAAATTGACCATCGTGGACACCGGAACTGTTACTGTTTCCCTTGCCCTTATCGACTCCGATGATCTGGTAGCTTACCGGGCAATTCCGGCACAGATTACCGTAACAAAATGGACTCCCCTAGCGGTTCCGGCTTTAAACGGCGTTGGAAGGAACACCAAGGTTTCGCTTTCATGGACAAAACCCACCGGAAATCCGGCGACAATAGCCCGGATTACCGGTTACGAAATTGCTTACAACAATATTACTACATCGGGTTCTGAACAAACCTTGGCCGTTACGGGTGCTGATGTCTTAACCGTGGATGTGAATTCTTTGGCTAATAGTGATGTGTATAGTTTTAAGATCCGGGCGGTATATGGAAAGCCGGCAGGCGAGGAGCGGAGCGCGTATACACCCGCAGCTTCAACCTATACCCCCAAAGCCAACGGCAAGGATATACAGGTGAACTTCGACGCCCCCGGTGATAGCGCCCAAAACCTTAACTATCAGGATAATGAGGATGGAACCTTTACCGTAGCCATCAGCGATACGACATATGTTACTGATGTTGTATGGCGCAGGAGCATAGTAGGTAACCCCCCTGAACAGGTTTTGTTTGATAACAGCGGAGCGGTTACCGGCATGACATACAGTATTACGCTTGATGCCGATGAATTTGATGCAGATGTAACGAATTATATTATGATCAGCGCTAAAACAAGCGGCGCTGATTGGTCAAGCGCAGTAAGCTTCACTGTAACAAAATAA
- a CDS encoding fibronectin type III domain-containing protein, whose amino-acid sequence MPVKPDSSIYDIALYQRAKDSSESWVLVDPQPPADTNGAIEVGYQIDLVDAGDNLEYKADVNAFLKLGNQKGDQWAEGSTGETPFYKDVGTVSIILSPIALSAPDAKGIFSWDLSLPSGVSIKSLELSGETLVNLGSLAASGTKTEVPAGIYDLALVLEKTGEAYYYVATSLYALVYIYPGMESKADNASLQLGNLVWPAKDITDIDISLSAYAGSGTTTEYLEIITGSDVELLPEDITLRAFDTGITKTTFASEDLHNMGGGKYLLNIGAFTQGGPVKVRISKPGYNIHIDNPDSVVEVYKNTTDKIIGAAALFDFLPPVAGLIPFKDPDKPGTKPPVPASESYTSTDATQWPWDPSSAFASGEYSVTVTLNAASGYLFAEDMDIDTDSGGDVRNIAVNGPRTVVTFVVHFNETAKVQGSEIEITYKDAQGSPLSGINKLQIGQVLDASAEVVYESLKVDPDNNTPIWGSSDESVAIINRDTGVIRAMGAGTTYISYVTAGGMFSNRTLLTVAVASQTVPPAYSPTSLADFAGETLSLNQVRLNQINSLASGVPGGNGTIKYSIASGGDFASINENTGVLTMVGTGVVTVKVTISDAVGFVWYSGVSASIPLTAWPVTPVSGFTVLSSSLKAHLSWTRPAGPDAAYLTGYEITYTPNAPGSPIELGPNLTAHTITNLTNGVDYTFSIRAKYKSKTDRIIPPSEAKTAAARSVSIFTNKKMYWIGDSYSANSVDYNVGLSYPEMIASSLQVTDAESGWKNQYSKAKIGAFMSSSNFLGAQVQEELEWIDTTEVDYLRDSAGRIYSQLGNPSRLYYEADDGTIKVNGSWSTGTYYADTNGIKYFVKTDPESDNTYYSTDSTNGPIGIIKVDSAGIVESYIDGASIVYTKKTDSDNNYYSTVEGVSSPNGAIRLNNTGLTEYYRWTSGTTDYTKQTDSDTKYYSTGEGSASAAGTIQIDTTGFTAEYYSIGSSGTTYYQKMTDDDDTYYSDSTNGSIVSTGNLIFYPDAQSGWTKVNNQLWAYTSSNGTKRWYEYSYPTTAARTYYYQINATSGATVTASTTSYKIAGMTLRYYAKGTYSSKYYPANYPSGNTYYLGGNGTVKVSNMTLHHYSDGGTNYYGPYTYPTSSTYYEAGDGTIKVNGITSVYMFNGTRYYPYTYPVTNRYYQAANGVILVNTSNLTSGAYYTMSGSPNKYFYQKTDTDTTYYIANYGTNDEKIVMTADGLTIVYKKNPISTGNIVWQDATNVGWDVDTNLLTLDDPSTPEVIEADDGRLFHSISQARAIMDRTSDSSFEGNIVIQLGANDYVYYRNYNSDTFKDLPIVPIRENYLSDAAYDAAKAAFDDAIANHLYAYPQLLMPVDGYVDSVNFTSVNAGTHDFNAILTELKTWLVNNSGALNIPDNIGVSGSVASPSMASPYISPWRNPDEQPGVDNEGDVRESFWTGSASSLLGIILNLHNRFPNAGIVVLGMYFNDSVGTTLDNAYYNNLSEGEKANHPNPATHSLVYSASQYDRAYKEMVKLAKQNFGIEKVTFRRISSVLCGEYGFALSDLDSANTYHPSENANRNKIYPAVEKVLNQIESWDLIEDAVEF is encoded by the coding sequence ATGCCGGTAAAGCCTGATTCTTCCATTTATGATATAGCTCTCTATCAGAGGGCAAAAGATTCCAGCGAGAGCTGGGTCTTGGTTGATCCGCAGCCGCCTGCCGATACTAACGGCGCTATCGAAGTGGGATACCAGATAGACCTTGTAGATGCAGGCGACAACCTGGAGTATAAGGCCGACGTAAACGCCTTCCTGAAACTCGGCAATCAAAAGGGAGATCAGTGGGCTGAGGGATCAACCGGAGAAACACCGTTTTATAAAGACGTGGGTACCGTATCAATAATCCTCAGCCCCATAGCTCTTAGTGCTCCGGATGCCAAGGGTATCTTTAGCTGGGATCTCAGCCTCCCGTCCGGGGTTTCCATAAAAAGCCTTGAATTATCGGGCGAGACTCTGGTAAATTTGGGTTCCCTTGCCGCAAGCGGAACAAAAACAGAAGTGCCTGCGGGTATTTACGATCTTGCCCTTGTCCTTGAAAAGACCGGCGAAGCTTATTATTACGTAGCTACCAGCCTCTATGCCCTGGTGTATATATACCCCGGCATGGAATCAAAAGCCGATAATGCAAGCCTGCAATTGGGGAACCTTGTATGGCCCGCCAAAGACATAACGGATATTGACATCTCCCTCAGCGCCTATGCCGGTTCCGGTACCACTACTGAATATCTGGAGATCATAACAGGTTCTGATGTGGAACTTTTACCCGAAGATATTACCCTCAGGGCTTTCGATACGGGTATAACCAAAACAACCTTCGCCTCCGAAGACCTTCATAATATGGGCGGCGGTAAGTACCTGCTCAATATAGGCGCTTTTACACAAGGCGGACCCGTAAAGGTACGTATTTCCAAGCCCGGTTATAATATTCATATTGATAATCCCGACTCTGTTGTCGAGGTATATAAAAATACTACGGATAAAATAATCGGCGCCGCCGCGCTGTTTGATTTCCTGCCCCCTGTTGCAGGGCTAATTCCGTTTAAGGATCCGGATAAACCCGGAACAAAACCTCCTGTTCCTGCCAGCGAATCATATACTAGTACAGACGCAACCCAATGGCCATGGGATCCGTCAAGCGCATTTGCAAGCGGCGAATACAGTGTTACCGTAACATTAAATGCTGCCAGCGGCTATCTTTTTGCTGAAGATATGGATATCGATACAGACTCAGGCGGCGATGTCCGGAATATAGCCGTAAACGGGCCACGCACAGTAGTAACCTTCGTTGTGCATTTCAATGAAACCGCAAAGGTTCAAGGTTCCGAAATTGAAATCACCTATAAAGATGCCCAGGGATCCCCCCTTTCTGGGATTAATAAACTCCAGATAGGGCAGGTTTTGGATGCATCGGCAGAGGTTGTTTATGAGTCTCTGAAGGTAGATCCTGATAACAATACACCTATTTGGGGCTCCAGTGATGAAAGCGTAGCCATAATAAATAGGGATACCGGCGTAATAAGGGCCATGGGTGCGGGAACGACGTATATAAGTTATGTTACTGCAGGCGGTATGTTCTCCAATAGAACGTTGTTAACCGTAGCGGTTGCCTCCCAGACAGTTCCTCCTGCGTATTCTCCTACTTCCTTGGCGGATTTTGCCGGAGAAACCCTCAGCCTTAACCAGGTGCGCCTAAACCAGATTAACAGCCTTGCAAGCGGCGTCCCCGGCGGTAACGGTACTATTAAGTACAGCATAGCCTCGGGCGGCGATTTTGCGTCTATTAATGAAAACACCGGCGTCCTTACCATGGTGGGAACAGGGGTGGTAACCGTTAAGGTTACCATCAGTGATGCTGTCGGCTTTGTATGGTATTCAGGGGTGTCAGCTTCTATACCTCTAACTGCATGGCCGGTTACTCCGGTGTCCGGATTTACAGTTCTAAGCAGCAGCTTAAAAGCGCACCTCTCCTGGACAAGGCCTGCCGGTCCCGACGCGGCGTATCTTACGGGTTATGAAATTACCTATACTCCGAATGCTCCGGGTTCGCCAATAGAACTAGGTCCGAATCTTACCGCACATACTATTACGAACCTGACTAACGGTGTTGATTATACCTTTAGTATTCGGGCAAAATATAAAAGCAAGACCGATCGTATCATTCCTCCAAGCGAAGCAAAAACCGCTGCCGCCCGCTCGGTAAGTATTTTTACAAACAAAAAGATGTACTGGATCGGGGACAGCTACAGCGCTAATTCCGTGGACTACAATGTCGGCTTATCCTACCCCGAAATGATAGCCTCAAGTTTGCAGGTTACCGATGCAGAGAGCGGCTGGAAAAACCAGTACAGCAAGGCCAAGATCGGAGCGTTTATGTCGTCCAGTAACTTCCTTGGAGCCCAGGTTCAGGAAGAACTAGAATGGATAGATACCACCGAGGTTGATTACCTCAGGGACAGCGCCGGAAGGATTTACTCACAATTGGGCAATCCTTCCAGGCTTTATTATGAAGCCGACGACGGTACCATTAAAGTCAACGGCTCCTGGTCAACTGGGACCTACTATGCCGACACTAATGGTATTAAGTACTTTGTTAAAACTGACCCCGAAAGTGACAACACCTATTATTCAACCGACAGTACAAACGGCCCCATCGGAATAATAAAAGTTGATTCTGCCGGTATTGTAGAAAGCTATATAGACGGCGCAAGTATTGTGTACACAAAAAAGACCGACAGCGATAACAATTATTATTCAACGGTGGAAGGCGTCAGCTCTCCCAATGGGGCCATCAGGCTTAATAATACGGGCCTAACCGAGTATTATAGATGGACTTCGGGTACTACAGATTATACCAAGCAAACGGACAGCGATACCAAGTATTATTCAACGGGGGAAGGCAGCGCCTCCGCCGCCGGTACCATCCAAATTGATACAACAGGTTTTACAGCCGAGTATTATTCAATAGGGAGTAGCGGCACTACTTATTATCAAAAAATGACCGACGACGATGATACATACTACTCGGACAGTACCAATGGCAGTATCGTCAGTACCGGCAATTTAATTTTCTACCCTGATGCGCAAAGTGGTTGGACTAAGGTTAATAATCAACTATGGGCCTATACTTCTTCTAACGGTACTAAAAGGTGGTATGAATATTCGTACCCCACCACTGCCGCCAGAACCTATTATTATCAGATAAACGCTACTTCAGGCGCCACTGTTACCGCTAGTACCACGTCCTACAAAATTGCCGGAATGACTCTCAGGTATTACGCAAAAGGTACTTATAGCAGTAAATATTATCCGGCTAATTACCCAAGCGGGAATACCTATTATTTAGGGGGCAATGGAACCGTTAAAGTTTCGAATATGACTCTGCACCATTACTCAGATGGCGGGACGAATTATTATGGCCCCTATACGTATCCAACCAGCAGTACGTATTATGAAGCAGGCGACGGAACCATCAAGGTAAACGGTATAACTTCTGTTTATATGTTTAACGGAACCAGGTACTACCCGTACACATATCCTGTGACAAACAGGTATTACCAGGCCGCTAACGGTGTCATATTGGTAAATACAAGCAATTTGACGTCAGGTGCTTATTATACGATGTCCGGCAGCCCCAACAAATATTTCTACCAAAAAACGGATACTGATACAACGTATTATATTGCTAATTATGGTACCAATGACGAAAAAATTGTGATGACCGCCGATGGTCTGACAATTGTCTATAAGAAAAATCCGATCAGCACCGGGAATATTGTCTGGCAGGACGCGACCAATGTAGGCTGGGATGTGGATACCAACCTGTTGACGCTGGACGATCCTTCCACGCCGGAGGTTATTGAGGCCGATGACGGAAGGTTGTTCCACAGCATCAGCCAGGCAAGGGCTATTATGGACCGTACATCCGATTCGTCCTTTGAGGGCAATATTGTCATACAGCTTGGGGCCAATGACTATGTCTACTACCGTAACTACAACTCCGATACCTTCAAAGACCTGCCTATAGTGCCGATACGGGAAAATTACTTGTCTGACGCGGCGTACGACGCGGCTAAGGCGGCATTCGACGATGCTATCGCAAATCATCTTTACGCTTATCCGCAGTTGTTGATGCCGGTAGACGGCTATGTCGATTCGGTTAATTTCACAAGTGTGAACGCCGGTACGCATGATTTTAACGCTATTCTGACGGAACTGAAAACATGGCTGGTAAACAACAGCGGAGCTTTGAATATACCTGACAATATCGGTGTGAGTGGAAGCGTTGCCAGCCCCAGTATGGCGTCCCCCTACATTTCCCCCTGGCGTAATCCTGATGAGCAGCCCGGCGTGGATAATGAAGGCGATGTACGGGAAAGCTTCTGGACCGGTTCTGCCAGTTCCCTTTTGGGAATTATTCTTAACCTTCATAACCGCTTCCCCAATGCAGGTATTGTGGTTCTGGGTATGTACTTTAATGACTCAGTGGGAACCACTTTGGATAACGCCTATTACAACAACTTGTCAGAAGGAGAGAAAGCCAATCATCCTAACCCGGCTACACACTCCCTTGTGTATTCCGCGAGCCAATACGACAGGGCTTACAAAGAAATGGTAAAGCTGGCCAAGCAAAATTTCGGCATCGAAAAGGTTACCTTTAGGCGGATCTCTTCGGTACTCTGCGGTGAATATGGGTTCGCATTAAGCGATCTTGATTCGGCTAATACCTATCATCCGAGTGAAAATGCCAATAGAAACAAAATTTACCCTGCGGTTGAAAAGGTGCTTAACCAGATTGAAAGCTGGGATCTGATAGAAGATGCAGTTGAGTTTTAA